One window from the genome of Populus alba chromosome 15, ASM523922v2, whole genome shotgun sequence encodes:
- the LOC118032771 gene encoding ethylene-responsive transcription factor ERF073, with product MPGLQRPILDQDRVFDQEKQKKPAMESNLTASRKVRIICHDPEATDSSSDEDEEYFDRCNRWKQFIREITLPVFPSRSILEGPSQDKTGVCKSNISTSNSLDNIRPRRSSTIYKGVRRRPWGKYSAEIRDPFLKIRLWLGTYTTAEEAAAAYKKKKEEFDSKMALERANNLHVDTKVVSEEFDGFCSHPSPLSVLDVSTMTSLGHGLESNVEMLAKECNNMESSIKEESCVEMIEDGSEEVQCISDLWEERTLSPSVSQELLGFDQHSQTGQFFDGFINGEGFSMCDNTEPASSPMDGVMDLPDIELETLAFVEETLNFAHQ from the coding sequence ATGCCAGGCCTTCAAAGGCCAATTTTGGATCAAGATAGGGTTTTTGATCAAGAGAAGCAAAAGAAACCAGCCATGGAAAGCAACTTGACAGCTTCTAGGAAAGTTCGTATAATATGTCATGATCCTGAGGCCACAGACTCTTCaagtgatgaagatgaagaataCTTTGATCGATGTAATCGTTGGAAGCAATTCATTAGGGAGATCACCCTCCCAGTTTTCCCATCCAGGTCCATTCTTGAGGGTCCTTCACAAGACAAAACTGGTGTATGCAAAAGCAATATCAGCACTTCTAATTCTCTTGATAATATTAGACCTCGAAGATCATCAACAATCTATAAGGGTGTTCGAAGAAGACCATGGGGGAAATATTCAGCCGAGATTAGGGATCCATTTCTAAAGATTCGTTTATGGCTCGGGACTTATACAACTGCAGAAGAAGCTGCTGCTGCttacaagaaaaagaaggaagagtTCGACAGCAAAATGGCATTGGAGAGAGCtaataatttgcatgttgatACAAAGGTAGTATCTGAAGAATTCGATGGCTTCTGCTCTCATCCATCTCCATTGTCTGTGCTTGATGTCTCTACCATGACCTCACTTGGTCATGGGCTTGAAAGCAATGTGGAAATGTTGGCCAAAGAGTGTAATAATATGGAAAGTTCAATCAAAGAAGAAAGCTGTGTAGAAATGATTGAAGACGGCTCCGAAGAAGTGCAATGCATTTCGGATTTATGGGAAGAGCGAACGTTATCGCCATCAGTTAGTCAAGAGTTGCTTGGTTTTGATCAACACTCTCAAACTGGGCAGTTCTTTGATGGTTTCATTAATGGAGAAGGTTTTTCTATGTGCGATAACACTGAGCCAGCCAGTTCTCCTATGGATGGGGTGATGGATCTTCCGGACATTGAACTTGAGACGCTTGCTTTTGTTGAGGAAACTCTCAATTTTGCTCACCAATAA